One Archocentrus centrarchus isolate MPI-CPG fArcCen1 chromosome 14, fArcCen1, whole genome shotgun sequence DNA window includes the following coding sequences:
- the c14h11orf54 gene encoding ester hydrolase C11orf54 homolog — MGDASNTEKVQLHTPELEELRGVLQAGLETNFAEVQVSVVECPDLTKEPFQFPVKGLRGNPRITDVGGVPYLVPLVRKDKEYNMNTVSKEVELPGAFILGAAAAPSRIVGMNAELMPLVLTEAEGRPAVNSSYFSSINPADGQCLLEKYRDKFSDCNFGLLGNLYACEGKPGKVIEVRAKRRTGSHSLVTALRTTLEGHYPDKSLALGGTFVIQKGKAKIHIMPREFSVCPLNTNDDVNNWLKHFEVSAPLICQSVLVSRDPGLDLRVEHTHCFSHHGEGGHYYIDTTPDSVEYLGYFMPAEFVYRIDRPKETHGVGRD, encoded by the exons ATGGGAGACGCGAGCAACACCGAGAAGGTTCAGCTGCACACCCCAGAGCTGGAAGAGCTGCGTGGCG TATTACAAGCAGGACTGGAAACCAACTTTGCTGAAGTTCAAGTGAGTGTTGTGGAGTGTCCGGATCTCACCAAAGAACCTTTCCAGTTTCCTGTCAAAG GCTTGCGTGGAAATCCTCGCATCACTGATGTTGGCGGTGTACCATATCTGGTGCCTTTGGTTCGAAAGGACAAg gAATACAACATGAACACTGTATCAAAGGAGGTGGAGCTGCCGGGAGCGTTCATCCTCGGTGCAGCAGCTGCGCCCTCCAGAATAGTTGGAATGAACGCAGAG CTGATGCCTCTGGTTCTGACCGAGGCGGAGGGAAGGCCTGCAGTGAACAGCAGCTACTTCTCCTCCATCAATCCAGCTGACGGCCAGTGTCTGCTAGAAAAATACAGAGATAAATTCTCAGACTGCAACTTCGGTCTGCTGGGCAATCTGTACGCCTGCGAAGGGAAACCTGGAAAG GTCATAGAGGTTCGGGCCAAGAGGAGAACAGGAAGCCACAGTCTGGTGACAGCCTTGCGGACGACCCTTGAAGGTCATTACCCTGATAAAAGTCTGGCTCTGGGAGGCACCTTCGTCATCCAGAAAGGGAAGGCTAAAATCCACATTATG CCAAGAGAGTTTTCGGTCTGCCCCCTCAACACCAACGATGACGTCAACAACTGGCTCAAGCACTTCGAGGTCAGCGCTCCACTCATCTGCCAGTCGGTGCTCGTATCCAGAGACCCT GGCCTGGATCTGCGTGTGGAACACACCCACTGCTTCAGCCACCACGGTGAAGGTGGCCACTACTACATCGACACTACACCTGACAGTGTGGAGTATCTGGGCTACTTCATGCCTGCAGAATTTGTCTATCGCATCGACAGGCCAAAGGAGACCCACGGAGTTGGACGAGACTGA
- the pho gene encoding phoenix, which produces MPKVRQTKEWTKSDALAEVTAADPCDFVLETSPPDFVEKISQLLGSSSVVQTGRDGAAANPADTDSDSADSLFITQKPVPEAVRSGRRRPHSASSGPTSPSFLEESEDGSSHSASRQESRRKKSKKKVKFKLPKYSFPFLKDKTLKLTSTVLPEPQNIRLHYSSMGGFFDCMRKLQQSYQTGEDLETNLPTLDMNGECILPISEEEEEEPLEDADMKVVAKKHFVVPSKVKRSQPWYSEKKRDGEVKQQKTSCINAAGKMSRGWKKTLHKIPTKSPSLRTAPSPNLENSDDEDTSYRILGEGAASDKQQKGERSVPAQTETPKTNRSLNREKKDNSEQKEKEDEPCDSSAPLCEQSPNESIQEGREASITEPHADALNREGLSQAGQQDSKSKGQRFFQSGTNNIIIGSETRGKKKNDKEDNESAEEDGSQSQEVPEVQHAAPSMNEEITELEERPHLPQPINEPELRDKRVMEESDISDSQQKKKKRQNESSAEDVRQEVHEHFDSDVRINEDSVHLGSSNRGKKKKKKKNDKEDTERVEEEKSQSQEELEVQHAAASVNEGITEEEEMPGLSQSASELEFSEKPVMESGIPNLQQKKKKKKKSKNESSAEDIREEVHERFESDVRIGEDSVDLASFNRSKKKKKKNNKEENQSVEEEMSQSQEELEVQHAAASVNERITKVVETPRLSQIASELKLSGKTGMEESDISDSKQKKKKKKKKQNESSADDVRQEVHEHFDSDVRISEDSVHLGSSNRGKKKKKKKNDKEATESVEEEKSQSQEEQEVQHAAASVNEGITEEEEEETAGLSQSATQLESSEKPVMESGIPNLQQKKKKKKKRKNESSAENKKPEKKKKKTESNDDEEDVEQFKCNTAPESLHEDVEILPEKITAARCDVSASDSVAAGKPGISTGGESTEMTGCLEESNERVRKKKKKKRKMSAAQESVEKDEELDVEELNETCEEALADTGVRQKKKRKRNETGSGSAADAGFSDEAVVVKKKLKKKDGRGSSSWT; this is translated from the exons ATGCCCAAAGTGCGCCAGACCAAAGAGTGGACTAAATCAGATGCTCTTGCCGAAGTTACTGCCGCGGACCCATGCGACTTTGTGCTGGAAACGTCCCCTCCTGATTTTGTGGAGAAAATATCGCAGCTCCTTGggtcttcttctgtggtgcagACCGGACGGGATGGAGCCGCTGCAAACCCCgctgacacagacag TGACTCGGCGGACAGCCTGTTCATCACTCAGAAACCTGTACCCGAGGCCGTGAGGTCAGGAAGACGGCGGCCCCACAGCGCAAGTTCAGGTCCCACGTCTCCCAGTTTTCTAGAGGAAAGTGAAGATGGCAGTTCACATTCAGCCTCCCGGCAAGAGTCCAGAAGGAAAAAATCTAAGAAAAAGGTCAAATTCAAATTGCCAAAGTACAGTTTCCCGTTCCTCAAAGACAAAACGTTGAAGCTCACGAGCACTGTGTTACCTGAACCACAAAACATAAGATTACAT TATTCTTCAATGGGAGGCTTCTTTGACTGTATGAGAAAGCTGCAACAGAGCTATCAAACAGGAGAGGATCTGGAGACAAATTTACCAACACTGGACATGAACGGCGAGTGCATACTTCCAATATCAGA agaagaagaagaagaaccgtTAGAAGACGCAGACATGAAAGTGGTG GCAAAGAAGCATTTTGTGGTACCATCAAAAGTGAAGCGCTCGCAGCCCTGGTACAGTGAGAAGAAGAGAGATGGTGAAGTGAAACAGCAGAAGACAAGTTGTATTAATGCTGCAGGTAAAATGTCACGAGGATGGAAGAAGACGTTACATAAAATACCAACTAAGAGTCCCTCACTGAGAACTGCACCGTCTCCAAATTTGGAGAACTCCGATGATGAAGATACTTCGTATAGAATTCTGGGAGAGGGGGCGGCGAGtgacaaacaacagaaaggtGAAAGAAGCGTTCCTGCTCAAACTGAAACGCCAAAGACAAACAGAAGTCttaacagagaaaagaaagacaattctgagcaaaaagaaaaggaggatgAGCCGTGTGACAGCAGTGCTCCACTTTGTGAGCAAAGTCCAAATGAAAGCATTCAAGAGGGCAGAGAAGCATCAATAACTGAGCCTCACGCTGATGCTTTGAACAGAGAGGGGCTATCCCAGGCAGGGCAGCAGGACAGTAAGTCTAAAGGGCAACGTTTCTTCCAGAGTGGCACTAATAACATTATTATAGGCAGTGAAACCAgggggaagaagaaaaatgacaaagaagacAATGAAAGTGCAGAAGAAGATGGTAGCCAGAGTCAGGAGGTGCCAGAAGTTCAGCATGCCGCACCATCTATGAATGAGGAAATCACTGAGCTGGAGGAGAGGCCTCATCTGCCACAGCCCATCAATGAGCCAGAGCTCCGTGACAAACGTGTGATGGAGGAGAGTGACATCTCTGATTcacaacagaaaaagaagaaaagacagaaCGAGTCATCAGCAGAAGACGTCAGACAGGAGGTGCATGAACACTTTGACTCTGATGTGAGGATCAATGAGGATTCTGTGCATTTAGGGAGCTCTAACAGaggcaagaagaagaagaagaagaaaaatgacaaagaagatACTGAAAgggtagaagaagaaaaaagccagagtcaggaggagctggaggttCAGCATGCTGCAGCATCTGTGAATGAGGGAatcactgaggaggaggagatgccCGGTCTGTCACAGTCTGCCAGTGAACTGGAGTTTAGTGAAAAGCCTGTGATGGAGAGTGGCATTCCTAATTtgcaacagaagaagaagaaaaagaagaaaagcaagaaCGAGTCATCAGCAGAAGACATCAGAGAGGAGGTGCATGAACGCTTTGAATCTGATGTGAGGATTGGGGAGGATTCTGTGGATTTAGCGAGCTTTAACAGaagcaagaaaaagaagaagaaaaacaacaaagaagaaaatcaaAGCGTAGAAGAAGAAATGAGCCAGAGCCAAGAAGAGCTGGAGGTTCAGCATGCTGCAGCATCTGTGAATGAGAGAATCACAAAGGTGGTGGAGACTCCCCGTCTGTCACAGATCGCCAGTGAGCTGAAGctcagtggaaaaacagggatgGAGGAGAGTGACATCTCTGAttcaaaacagaagaagaagaaaaagaagaaaaaacagaatgAGTCATCAGCAGATGACGTCAGACAGGAGGTGCATGAACACTTTGACTCTGATGTGAGGATCAGTGAGGATTCTGTGCATTTAGGGAGCTCTAACAGaggcaagaagaaaaagaagaagaaaaatgacaaagaagctACTGAAAgtgtagaagaagaaaaaagccagagtcaggaggagcaggaggttcAGCATGCTGCAGCATCTGTGAACGAGGGAataactgaggaggaggaggaggagacggcCGGTCTGTCACAGTCTGCCACTCAGCTGGAGTCTAGTGAAAAGCCTGTGATGGAGAGTGGCATTCCTAATTtgcaacagaagaagaagaaaaagaagaaaagaaagaatgagtcatcagcagaaaataaaaagccagagaagaagaagaaaaagacagaaagcaatGATGATGAGGAAGATGTTGAGCAGTTCAAGTGCAACACAGCTCCTGAATCTCTTCACGAGGATGTCGAGATCCTGCCAGAGAAAATCACCGCGGCGCGATGCGACGTTTCAGCGTCTGATTCTGTGGCGGCTGGAAAGCCAGGCATCAGCACTGGTGGTGAATCAACAGAAATGACAGGATGTTTGGAGGAATCTAATGAAAGAGtcaggaaaaagaagaagaagaagaggaaaatgtcAGCTGCACAGGAGAGTGTGGAAAAAGATGAGGAATTAGATGTTGAGGAACTAAATGAAACGTGTGAGGAGGCCCTGGCTGACACAGGGGTGAGGCAGAAAAAGAAACGCAAGAGAAATGAAACAGGATCAGGAAGCGCAGCTGATGCAGGATTCTCGGATGAGGCTGTAGTGGTGAAAAAGAAGTtgaaaaaaaaggatggaagAGGCTCCAGCAGCTGGACGTGA
- the LOC115792279 gene encoding transcription factor 7-like 1-B, with the protein MTQYLHPIGVLNGVLVCDFAAPPINTPSPKKRKRHEHQDDEDRVYVKKPPNAFMLFLNEERPKVKAELINSSSAAVNAVVGERWKSLPKAQQAKYYEQAEEERMLHAQQHPQWSSKDNYVSPK; encoded by the exons ATGACCCAGTACCTGCATCCTATTGGAGTACT AAacggtgtgttggtgtgtgattTTGCTGCTCCTCCAATCAACACACCCTCTCCAAA AAAGAGGAAGCGTCATGAGCATCAGGATGATGAGGACCGGGTGTATGTGAAGAAGCCACCCAATGCCTTCATGCTGTTTTTGAATGAGGAGAGGCCAAAGGTCAAGGCTGAACTGATTAACAGCAGTAGTGCAGCAGTCAATGCCGTTGTGGGAGAGAGG TGGAAGTCGCTGCCAAAGGCCCAACAGGCAAAATACTACgagcaggcagaggaggaaaggaTGCTCCACGCCCAACAACATCCGCAGTGGTCCAGCAAAGATAACTATGTAAGTCCAAAGTGA